AGGACCGCATGCTTCTGCTCAAGAAATATAATGAGGTCCCttcaagcagtttctgctgggatgttttcgcaGAAACCATCTTTGCAGAGTCGATGGAATAGTATGTCGAcaagacttcggacgcaactcaCTTCATTACTATTTACATCGTCACCGACTCCTTAGCAGAGTATGGCGCACTTGAAGTCAAACGCCCACCCATTGCAAACGAAGAGTTCGAGTTGATCCGAGAACCAAGAGTGGCCCTCGCGTTACGTCGTTCTGGATGCTGTAGCTTGTTAAACTCCTAATTATCCAGAATAGTCCATCGTACAATGAGTTCCCCCAAGACTCTAACCATCTCTTTGCTTGCCCAGCGAACCACACTCATCTAAAATTTCTCCCCTATGGTCTGATTGCGTTGAAACAACACGTTTCCTGGACCTACGGTGAGATGGCTTCGAACGCTACCAACCCCAAACTTTTGTCCGAAACTGAAGAACAAACCGCCACTCattccaattttaaaaatatttcataaaaacttgctttttatcatttttataaaacatcAAAATTTCGTACTAAGGTCTGCCATTCCACCCCTTTAGGCATGCATCGCAAGTCGATAGAAGCCCAGCAGACATTCAAAGACGACTCCGGCGTTAGCGATCACGAAGATTCGGCTGGTTCGAAATCTAATGACGAAGCGCACCGGCTCAGCTCCTCCACCGAGTCGTTAAATGTAGTTAGTCCGGGACCGACGCACGAGCGCACGCACATATCCTCAAATGCGACCACACCCACAGCTACCACAGCTTCATCATCGTCGCCGCACATCGATTTAAGCAGTCCATCACCGCCGACATCGCATACGTCAACAGCATCGCTGGCATTACAGCTGTCGCCATTGCAACAACATCAGCGACATTTGTTTCAGCAAGCGCTAGTGCCCCCAACCGCACAACCCTCTTACCATCCGCTCATGGATGCGGCCAATGCCAGCGCTGGTGCGGCGACAAGCAAAGATTTCCACATGATTATGAACACGGCTgtggcagcggcggcggcggccgCTGCGGCAAGTAGTGCTGCCACTACTGCTGGTGGTAGTGGTACAGGCGGCGCTGTAAGCGGTTTACATCATCATGGAAATGGAGCGGCGGCTGCGTACGCAACGCTCGATCATGATCCGGACACATTTCGGTGCGTTTGAGATTTGCGTCGCATTAAAAACCATATAAATTGACTTTCTTTTCCTCTTGCAGCAACAACTCCATCGCCTGTCTGCGCGCCAAAGCGCAGGAACACCAAGCTCGTCTGCTCAATAGTGGTCTCTTCCTGCAGATGCGTTCCTTCGCCGGTTTTCAAGCCAACAGCAATGCGTCGAGCGTCAGCCATGCCGCTAGCAGTCGCGCtgctaataacaacaaaagcaataacaacaatgatttcataaaaattgtaGAAGACGTGAGTGTAGGCCAAAGCTCACCTGTAAATTTTGGTGGCATTTGTAATGCAGATGGCAGcgggcacaacaacaacaatattgaatTCTGCTTGCCGATCGCAAGTGCtttgcaacagcagcagcagcaccagcAACAATTGAAGTTGGAGCGCATGTCTTGTGATCTGTAGCACTAAAATGCAATTAGCACGCTTCAAAACATCaagccaaaaacaacaaaaatattaacgaatttatttataaattaaactttacaaattataataattgaaacaaaaaattttaagctaatatgtatatttaaggaaaaatatatgtataaatttagggattaacaatttaaaacaatgtaaaaattgtggaaatatttataaaaattatttttatcatgGTTAATTTCTTTCATAATATGCATAAACAAGCTCGTACATGtctaaaaatcattttaaatacaatactttaaaaatatatttaataaaaataaattttttacaaaaaaaaaaatatttagtatattgtgtatttaaattaattaatttactcaTTTTATGAAAGCCCTTTCAATTCCCTTTCATTTAATACCCATATCGCCATACTACGCCAAGAAATaacgaaattgattttttgaacaaCCCCCGTCGCGTGCTTTGCTGCCAAATCGAAATTTTCGGGAATTGCACCAGGCGAGCAGAAGTGCCCAGCAAGCAACCGCcgccaaaaaaaaacaccacGTACACGAACCGTCGATCTAGCAGTGTAGCAAAAACACAAACCATCGGTCTAGCAGTGTAGCAAAAACACAAACCAGTTGCACTACTTTACCTACATATGATTATGCACTGCCTTGCCCACCCAAACGTCACAGTACAGCAACATTTAAGTGCCGGTAAACAACACGTCAGATTCTGTTTTACTTTCTGCAGAAAATTGCATTCGCAgaataatttattcaaaacaacCAGCTGTACAAATacaattaattcaattataagAAGTAATTTAACAAAGACGTCGCTATGTTGTTGCGGCAAGTAATAGTAATATTACCGTTGCTGTTGTGCTCGGTGCACGCAGGACCTGAGGAAAAAGAGGGTGTGCGCTTCGCCAATCGCTGTGAAGCTTGCAAGATACTAGCCACCGAACTGCAGGAGCGCCTAAAGGAAACCGGCAAATCGCACGATGTCATCGAAATGGGGTAGGCTGAAAATAAaggaatattttgttgaaaattagtttttatacttAACAATAATGCTTATTTATCTGCAGGTACTCGCTCGACGATGTGAAGCCAAAGAAGCGCACGCAGTATCGTCGCAGCGAACTGCGTCTGCTCGAGTCAATGGAGAATGTTTGCAACCGTGTTTTAGAATACAATTTACACAAGGAGCGCACAGATAGCACACGCTTTGCCAAGGGCATGTCGCAAACCTTCAAAGCGCTGCATGGACTTGTCGACAAAGGTGTAAAAGTCGATTTAGGCATACCATACGAATTGTGGGATAAGC
The DNA window shown above is from Bactrocera tryoni isolate S06 chromosome 4, CSIRO_BtryS06_freeze2, whole genome shotgun sequence and carries:
- the LOC120774776 gene encoding protein canopy 4, coding for MLLRQVIVILPLLLCSVHAGPEEKEGVRFANRCEACKILATELQERLKETGKSHDVIEMGYSLDDVKPKKRTQYRRSELRLLESMENVCNRVLEYNLHKERTDSTRFAKGMSQTFKALHGLVDKGVKVDLGIPYELWDKPPVEVTQMKTQCENLLENYEDTISDWYFKHQDDKTLIAHLCEDAVLAQDDRKCLQETLPPVDSEDDNDDDDDDYDTAKTTKQSKKKQKSKQKGDAGKYDANKEL